GGACCAGCCCGGCGGCACCGACATCGGTCCGATCTTGGCGGCCAGAGTCGCGCTCGCCGCCACCGGTCCAGCTCCCAGCTGCGACCACGCCGACCATCCAGCGGCTCCACCCGCGCCGGCCGCTGCCTCGGCCGCACCGGCTTCTGCCAATGCGGTGCTCCACAACATCCCGCCGACGAACTGCAGAGCATTCAGCGTTAACCCACCGCTGTCGTAAATGAACCCTTCGGCAGTGGCGAGGGCGCCCAGGAACATCATCCAGTATTTCTGTATGTCGCTCCATGGAATCGCCGCGGCCCAGCTGTGCTGCCCCCGCAGCGCGGCCACCGCTGTTGCGTGGCCGACGAGGCCGGTCGCGTTGGTGGTTTGCGGCGGTGGTGCGAACGGAGTCAAAACCGTGGCGGGTGCCGCGGCGCTGGCATAGCCGTACATCGCGGCGGCGTCTTGGGCCCACATCTCGGCGTATTGGGACTCGGTGGTGGCGATCGCCGGCGTGTTTTGCCCGAACCAGTTGGTATCGACGAGCGTCATCAACAAGGTCCGGTTGGCCGCGATCGCCGGCGGGGGCACCGTCATGGCGAAGGCGGCTTCAAAGGCCGCTGCGGCCGCCCTAGCCTGCATCGCGGCCTGTTCGGCTAGCGTCGCGGTGGTACTCAGCCAGCCGACAAAGGGCAGGACGGCGGCCACCATCGAATCCGATGCCGGCCCCGACCACCACCGCATGTTTGTCAGCTCCGAGATCGCCGCACCGTAGCCAGTCGCTGCCGACGACAACTCTGCGGCCAGCCCGTCCCAGGCCGCCGCGGCAGCCATCAGTGGCCCGGATCCCGGACCGCTATACATACGACCCGAATTGATCTCGGGAGGTAACGCCCCAAAGTTGGACAGGGAATGCCCGGCGATGCCGTCAGCAACGGCGGTGACCCCAACAAGGCAGCAGGCGACGCTGCCCGGGGGGACATGCCCCTGGTTGACCGGGACATCGAGGGTCATCGAAAACCGCCTCGTTATGGGTGGGCTGGCTCGACACCGTCGTCGATACGATAGCTATGACTAGGGCAACAGTGACCTAGCACGTTAATCTCCATAAGAGATCTTCTGCGAAAAAGGTTTCGGCCGTGTGACGCGCGTGTTAATACCCCATAGGGGTATAATCGTTACTGTTGGCAACGTCTGGCGTCCTGGCTCGGGCGACACACCGTCCCGATACATGTCAGCAACCGGGTCGATCGTGGTGAATGCACAGGCGGGCAAGGCGAATGCCGATGCGACCCCGACGAAGTAAGAGGGTACGTAATCGATACACCATGGGGACATTTGCCCTCCATGGCCTCACCCATCGCCTACCGTCGGCCTCGTTGCAGACGACGGCTGCCCGCCACCCGGATGTGACGCAATTCTCAATGCCTGGGCACTACCGATAACGCCGACCTGCCGCAGCTCGCGCATGTGGACGCTGAAAGCCCGGAAGGAGCACACCGGCATATCCGGCAAGCCCACCGCACGGACCGATCGCCATGGCTCTACTCGGTCCGGAGATTCTGAGCTACAAGCTAGTGCGCGGCGTTTTTCTCGATTGCCGGATCGCTGTGGCGCTCAGGGCGTTACGTGAAAGGTTCGGCAGCGGTGCTGCCCAGCCTGGCCGGTGGCGAACACGGTCAACATGGTGAGGCCCTGCGGCACCCGAAATGCGGTGAGCAGAACGACGTTTGGTGCCATCGCGGATAGCAGCCAGCCAAGCTTGAACGCTGCGAGCGAGCCCATGTAGAGCGTTTGGTACCAAACCGATCGGTGGGCCAACTTGCCATGGGCTCACAGCGGCTATCGCGAGCGTGTAGCCGATCATCGTCCAGGCGACGGTGGCCTGAGCGGCAGGGGTTGCCTTATTCATCCTCTTGCGGCATGGTTGCCGCAGGGAGTGCCGGTAAGTCTGGTCGGCAACCTGGCCCGCTGCGGGTTGGGTTCGGATTCGCTCGGCTAGTAAGGTGCTCGCCTGGTGTTACAACGAATCGCTAGAGAGCTCTTATCGGGAGTGGCCGTCGCGATCGTTGCGCTGCCGCTGGCGATCGCGTTCGGCATTACCGCCACCGGAACGTCCCAAGGTGCGCTCATCGGGCTCTACGGCGCCATCTTCGCCGGATTCTTCGCGGCCGTGTTCGGTGGGACACCCGGACAGGTGACGGGCCCCACCGGCCCCATCACCGTCGTCGCTACCGCAACCATCGCCGAACACGGACTCGAGGGTGCCTTCTTCGCGTTTATCCTCGCCGGCGTCTTTCAGATCCTGTTCGGGGCGTGCCGGCTCGGTTCACTCATCCGCTACGTGCCCCACCCCGTGATCTCTGGATTCATGGGGGGAATCGCGATCCTCATCATCATGACCCAGCTGGATCAGGTGCGCAGCAGCTCCCTGCTCGTGTTGGTAACGGTCGTCCTGCTGCTGGCTAGCGGCCGGTTTATCAAAGCGATTCCACCGAGCCTGCTCGTCCTGGTTCTGGTCAGCTCGGTGCTGCCGCTCGCGGCGCCATGGCTGCGCGACCTGCGCGCTGGGCCGGTCTCGATCAACAGGACGGTCGACTACATCGGCGAGATCCCACAGGCCATGCCGTCTTTCGACTTCCCGCAAGTCGCCAATTCGACGATGCTGCAGGTGCTGCTGTCGGCGGTGGCCATCGCGCTGTTGGGATCCCTCGATTCACTGCTGACGTCGCTGGTCATGGACAACATCAGGGGCACCCGGCACCGGAGCAACAAAGAACTGATCGGCCAGGGGATTGGAAATATCGCCGCCGGGCTCTTCGGCGGGCTGTCCGGTGCCGGCGCGACCGTCCGATCGGTGGTGAACGTCAGAAATGGTGGTCAGACCGCCCTGTCGGCGGCCACTCACAGTGTCGTTTTGTTCGTTTTCGTTGCCGGGCTTGGTGCCGTGGTGCAGTACATCCCGCTCGCCGTGCTGTCGGGGATACTGATATTGGTTGCCGTCGGCATGTTCGACTGGCACGCCATGCGCAAAGCGCATGTGTCACCCAGGGGCGACGTCATCGTCATGTTCACGACGATGATCATCACCGTCGTCGTCGACCTCACCATCGCGGTGATGGTCGGAATCGCCCTCTCGCTGCTGGTCCATAGGCTCCGATCCCGGCAACGCAAAGCCAAGGTCACCCAGGACGACACCGGCACCTATCGCATCGACGGTCCGTTGTCGTTCCTGTCCGTCGACGGTGTATTTGGCTCCCTGCGCGACGGTCGTGAGGACGTGTCGCTGGACCTCCAGCACGTCACCTACCTCGACACCTCTGGTGCCCGGGCCCTGCTGTATTTCATCGACCACTCCGAGAAGGACGGCGTCGCGGTAAGCATCAAGCGGATCCCCCCACGCCTCGAAAGCCAACTCACCGCACTCGCCGACAACGAGCAACGTGACAAGCTGAGAACCGTCCTCGAATCCGCCTGACGCATTGGCTGGTTGATTTGCCTGCGGGTCTCCCGGGCCAGGCGTCGGTAGCCGTTAGACTTTCCTGCGATGTCCCCCCTGACGCCCGTCACCACGAGCCACGACCGGGTATGACCGACCACCCCGACACCGGCAACGGGATCGGCCTCACCGGACGGCCACCACGGGCAATCCCTGACCCCGCGCCGCGCAGCTCGCACGGCCCGGCCAAGGTCATCGCGATGTGCAACCAGAAGGGTGGCGTCGGGAAGACGACGTCGACGATTAACCTGGGTGCCGCGCTCGGTGAGTATGGCCGGCGGGTGCTGCTGGTGGATATGGATCCGCAAGGAGCGCTGTCCGCGGGCCTGGGCGTGCCGCACTACGAGCTGGACAAGACCATCCACAACGTGCTGGTGGAGCCCCGGGTGTCGATCGACGACGTGCTGATCCACTCCCGGGTGAAAAACATGGATCTGGTCCCCAGCAATATCGATCTGTCCGCGGCGGAGATCCAACTGGTCAACGAGGTGGGTCGCGAGCAGACGTTGGCCCGGGCGCTGTACCCGGTGCTGGACCGCTACGACTATGTGCTGATCGACTGCCAGCCGTCGCTGGGCCTGCTCACCGTCAACGGGCTGGCCTGCACGGACGGCGTGATAATTCCGACCGAGTGCGAGTTCTTCTCGCTGCGCGGCCTGGCATTGCTCACCGACACCGTCGATAAGGTGCGCGACCGGCTTAATCCGAAGCTGGATATCAGCGGAATCCTGATCACCCGCTACGATCCGCGGACCGTCAACTCGCGAGAGGTCATGGCCCGTGTCGTGGAACGGTTCGGTGACTTAGTGTTTGACACCGTGATCACCCGCACGGTTCGTTTCCCGGAGACCAGCGTCGCAGGCGAACCCATTACCACCTGGGCGCCGAAGTCGGCGGGTGCCCTGGCCTACCGTGCGCTGGCTCGCGAGTTGATCGACCGATTTGGCATGTGAACGGCCTTCAGAACAGCCTGGCGAACGGTGGGACGGCACCCGAGAACGGCTACTCGGCTGGTTTTCGGGTCCGGCTGACCAACTTCGAGGGCCCGTTCGACCTGCTGCTGCAGCTGATCTTTGCGCACCAACTCGACGTCACCGAAGTGGCGTTGCACCAGGTCACCGACGACTTCATCGCCTACACCAAAGCGATCGGCGCTCGGCTGGAACTAGAGGAGACCACAGCGTTCCTGGTGATCGCCGCAACCTTGCTCGATCTCAAAGCAGCCCGGCTCCTGCCAGCCGGACAGGTCGACGACGAGGAAGACCTCGCGCTTCTGGAGGTACGCGACCTGCTGTTTGCCCGGCTGCTGCAATACCGGGCGTTTAAGCACGTCGCAGAGATGTTCGCCGAACTGGAGGCCACCGCGCTGCGCAGCTATCCACGGGCGGTGTCGTTGGAGGACGGGTTCGTCGGTCTGCTTCCCGAGGTAATGCTCGGCGTTGACGCTCACCGGTTCGCCGAAATCGCTGCGATCGCATTAACCCCGCGGCCAGCCCCGACGGTGGCCACCGAGCACCTGCACGAGTTGATGGTCTCGGTTCCCGAGCAGGCCGAACACTTGCTGGCGATGCTGAAAGCGCGGGGCAGCGGCCAGTGGGCGTCATTTTCGGAGCTGGTCGCCGACTGCACGGCGCCCATCGAGATCGTGGGGCGCTTCCTGGCGCTGCTCGAACTGTATCGGACCCGGGCGGTAGCATTCGAGCAGTCAGAGCCGCTTGGCGCGCTCCAGGTTTCGTGGACCGGTGACGATGCAGAGCGCAGCGATGAGAAGGAGCGGCGCTTGTGACCGAACATATGCCCGAACACGATCCGAGCTATGGCATCCCGGATATCGCTGAGCCCGCGGAGCTGGATGCCGACGAGCTTAAGCGTGTGCTAGAGGCGCTGCTGTTGGTGATCGACACCCCAGTGACAGCCGACGCGTTGGCCGCGGCCACCGAACAGCCGGTCTACCGGGTTGCGGCAAAGCTACAGTTGATGGCCGACGAGCTCACCGGGCGTGACAGCGGCATCGACCTGCGCCACACGAGCGAGGGTTGGCGGATGTACACCCGCGCCCGATTCGCGCCCTATGTCGAGAAGCTGTTGCTGGACGGCGCGCGAACCAAGCTCACCCGGGCCGCGCTGGAGACCCTGGCCGTGGTGGCCTACCGCCAGCCGGTCACACGAGCGCGGGTTAGTGCGGTGCGCGGGGTCAACGTGGACGCCGTGATGCGTACGCTGTTGGCCCGCGGCCTGATCACCGAGGTTGGTACCGACGCCGATACCGGCGCGGTGACGTTCGCCACCACCGAGCTCTTCCTGGAGCGCTTGGGATTGACGTCGCTGTCGGAGCTGCCCGATATCGCACCGCTGCTTCCCGACGTCGACACAATTGACGACCTGAGCGAATCCCTGGACAGTGAGCCACGTTTCATCAAACTCACCGGTGAGCTGGCGTCCGAGCAGACGCTGTCGTTCGACGTGGACCGTGATTGATGGCCGAGCCGGAAGAGTCCCGGGAGCCCCGGGGCATCCGCCTGCAGAAAGTGTTGTCTCAGGCTGGAATCGCGTCGAGGCGAGCCGCCGAGAAGATGATCGTCGACGGCCGCGTCGAAGTGGACGGGCACGTGGTGACCGAGTTGGGTACTCGGGTCGACCCTCAGGTCGCGGTGGTCCGTGTCGACGGGGCCAGGGTGGTGCTCGACGACTCGCTGGTGTACTTGGCGCTGAATAAGCCGCGCGGCATGCACTCGACCATGTCCGACGATCGCGGCCGCCCGTGCATCGGCGACTTGATCGAACGAAAGGTCCGGGGCACCAAGAAGCTTTTTCATGTCGGACGCCTAGACGCGGACACCGAGGGACTGATGCTGCTGACCAATGACGGCGAGTTGGCGCACCGGTTGATGCATCCCTCCCATGAGGTGCCCAAGACGTATCTGGCGACGGTGACGGGGTCGGTGCCGCGTGGGCTGGGCCGAACGCTGCGAGCGGGAATCGAATTGGACGACGGACCGGCGTTCGTCGACGATTTCGCGGTAGTGGATGCGATCCCCGGCAAGACGTTGGTGCGGGTAACGCTGCATGAGGGACGCAATCGCATTGTGCGCCGACTGCTGGCGGCCGCCGGCTTCCCGGTGGAGGCATTGGTGCGTACCGATATCGGCGCGGTGTCACTGGGAAAGCAACGCCCGGGCAGCGTTCGGGCCTTGCGGTCGAACGAGATCGGGCAACTGTACCAAGCGGTGGGCCTGTGAGTCGCCTAAGCGCAGCGGTAGTCGCGATCGACGGGCCGGCCGGCACCGGAAAATCCTCGGTGTCAAGGCGATTAGCGCGCGAGCTGGGCGCACGCTTTCTGGACACCGGGGCAATGTATCGGATCGTGACGTTGGCGGTGCTGCGTGCCGGTGCTGATCCGTCCGATATCGCTGCCGTCGAGACGATTGCGTCGACGGTGCAGATGTCGTTAGGCTACGATCCCGACGGAGACAGCTGTTACCTTGCCGGAGAAGACGTTTCGGTTGAGATACGCGGTGACGCGGTCACCCGTGCGGTCTCCGCGGTGTCGTCGGTGCCGGCCGTACGCACCCGGCTGGTCGAGCTGCAGCGAACAATGGCTGAGGGCCCGGGCAGCATCGTCGTGGAGGGCCGCGACATCGGAACCGTGGTGTTTCCGGATGCGCCGGTGAAAATCTTCTTGACCGCCTCGGCCGAAACGCGGGCCCGGCGGCGCAACGCCCAAAACGTCGCGGCGGGTTTGGCCGACGACTATGACGGGGTATTGGCCGATGTGCGCCGGCGCGACCACCTCGATTCCACCCGGGCGGTGTCACCGCTGCAAGCCGCCGGTGATGCCGTCATCGTGGACACCAGCGATATGACCGAGGCCGAGGTGGTCGCCCATCTGTTGGAGCTGGTCACGCGGCGAAGTGAGGCAGTGCGGTGACCCAGGACGGCACGTGGGTGGACGAAAGCGATTGGCAACTAGACGATTCGGAGATCGCGGAGTCCGGAGCGGCGCCTGTGGTGGCGGTAGTCGGCCGGCCCAATGTCGGCAAGTCCACCCTGGTCAACCGGATCCTGGGCCGCCGCGAGGCGGTGGTGCAGGATATTCCCGGCGTGACGCGTGACCGGGTCTGCTACGACGCGCTGTGGACCGGACGCCGGTTCGTCGTACAGGACACCGGCGGATGGGAGCCCAATGCCAAGGGCCTGCAGCGGTTGGTGGCCGAGCAGGCCTCGGTGGCCATGCGCACCGCGGATGCGGTGATCCTGGTGGTCGACGCCGGTGTCGGTGCCACCGCCGCCGACGAGGCCGCGGCCCGTATCCTGTTGCGATCCGGCAAGCCGGTGTTCTTGGCCGCCAACAAGGTCGACAGCGAAAAAGGCGAATCCGACGCCGCGGCGTTGTGGTCGCTGGGCCTGGGTGAGCCGCATGCGATCAGCGCGATGCACGGTCGGGGGGTGGCCGACCTGCTCGACGGGGTGCTCGCCGCGCTGCCCGAGGTGGGGGAGTCCGCGTCGGCGAGCGGCGGTCCTCGCCGGGTGGCGCTGGTCGGTAAGCCGAACGTCGGCAAGAGCTCCCTGCTGAACAAACTCGCGGGTGATCAGCGATCGGTGGTCCATGAGGCGGCGGGCACCACCGTCGACCCGGTGGATTCGCTGATCGAGTTGGGCGGTGACGTCTGGCGGTTCGTCGACACCGCGGGATTGCGGCGCAAGGTCGGCCAGGCCAGTGGGCATGAGTTCTACGCCTCGGTGCGCACGCACGCCGCCATCGACTCCGCCGAAGTGGCCATCGTCCTGATCGACGCGTCGCAGCCGCTCACCGAACAGGACTTGCGAGTGATATCGATGGTCATCGAGGCCGGACGGGCGCTAGTCCTGGCCTACAACAAGTGGGACCTGGTCGACGAGGACCGGCGCGAGCTGCTTCAGCGCGAGATCGACCGAGAGCTGGTGCAGGTGCGCTGGGCGCAACGGGTCAACATCTCCGCCAAGACGGGCCGGGCGGTGCACAAGCTGGTGCCGGCCATGGAGGATGCGCTGGCGTCATGGGACACCAGGATCGCGACCGGCCCGCTGAACACCTGGCTCACAGAGGTGACGGCGGCCACACCGCCGCCGGTGCGCGGCGGCAAGCAGCCACGCATCTTGTTCGCGACCCAGGCCACCGCGCGGCCACCGACGTTCGTGTTGTTCACCACGGGTTTTTTGGAGGCCGGCTATCGGCGGTTCTTGGAGCGGCGGCTGCGTGAGACGTTCGGGTTTGACGGCAGCCCGATCCGGGTCAACGTGCGGGTGCGAGAGAAGCGGGCCGGCAAGCGCCGCTGAGCGCACCTCGAACGTGTGACCCGGGTAACCGGGGATGGACAGCGAGGCCGGTTCTGCTGTCCCATAATGCGGCTATGTTCAGCTGCATTACGGGATTTAGGTGTTGACACCCGAGCGCTCGGCGCTTACGCTTTCTCGTATAACGGGTGATAAGTACCGTATTGCGGGAGTAGGTGGAGGAAATGGCGCTGGCTCAGCAGGTGCCGAACCTGGGTCTGGCGCGCTTCAGCGTGCAGGACAAGTCGATCCTGATCACCGGCGCGACCGGTTCGTTGGGCCGAGTTGCCGCCCGGGCGCTGGCCGACGCGGGAGCGCGGCTGACACTGGCCGGCGGCAACTCGGCCGGTCTGGCCGAGCTGGTCAACGGCGCCGGCATCGACGACGCCGCCGTCGTGACCTGCCGGCCGGACAGCCTGGCCGATGCCCAGCAGATGGTCGAGGCGGCACTGGGCCGATATGGCCGTTTGGACGGAGTGTTGGTGGCCTCGGGCAGCAACCATGTGGCGCCCATTACCGAGATGGCCGTCGAGGACTTCGACGCTGTGATGGACGCGAACGTGCGGGGTGCCTGGCTGGTGTGTCGGGCGGCCGGACGGGTGCTGCTCGAGCAGGGTCAGGGCGGCAGCGTGGTGCTGGTGTCGTCCGTTCGCGGCGGGTTGGGCAATGCCGCCGGTTACAGCGCGTACTGCCCGTCGAAGGCGGGCACCGATCTGTTGGCCAAGACATTGGCGGCCGAATGGGGCGGTCACGGCATTCGGGTGAACGCGCTGGCGCCGACGGTGTTTCGGTCCGCGGTGACCGAGTGGATGTTCACCGACGATCCGAAGGGCCGGGCCACCCGGGAGGCGATGCTCGCCCGGATCCCGTTGCGCCGCTTCGCCGAACCGGAAGACTTCGTCGGCGCCCTGATCTATCTGCTCAGCGACGCCTCGAGCTTCTACACCGGCCAGGTGATGTATCTGGACGGCGGGTACACCGCATGCTGACCTCGCACGGGTTCTCCCGTGCCGCCGTCGTGGGTGCCGGGCTGATGGGCCGGCGCATCGCCGGCGTGCTGGCCTCGGCGGGCCTGGATGTCGCCATCACCGACACCAACGCTGAGATTCTCCACGCCGCAGCGGTGGAGGCCGCCCGGGTAGCCGGTGCTGGCCGTGGCTCGGTGGCCGCGGCAGCCGACCTAGCCGCGGCGATACCAGACGCCGACCTGGTGATTGAGGCCGTCGTCGAAAACCT
Above is a window of Mycobacterium tuberculosis H37Rv DNA encoding:
- the PPE23 gene encoding PPE family protein PPE23 (Member of the Mycobacterium tuberculosis PPE protein family); the encoded protein is MTLDVPVNQGHVPPGSVACCLVGVTAVADGIAGHSLSNFGALPPEINSGRMYSGPGSGPLMAAAAAWDGLAAELSSAATGYGAAISELTNMRWWSGPASDSMVAAVLPFVGWLSTTATLAEQAAMQARAAAAAFEAAFAMTVPPPAIAANRTLLMTLVDTNWFGQNTPAIATTESQYAEMWAQDAAAMYGYASAAAPATVLTPFAPPPQTTNATGLVGHATAVAALRGQHSWAAAIPWSDIQKYWMMFLGALATAEGFIYDSGGLTLNALQFVGGMLWSTALAEAGAAEAAAGAGGAAGWSAWSQLGAGPVAASATLAAKIGPMSVPPGWSAPPATPQAQTVARSIPGIRSAAEAAETSVLLRGAPTPGRSRAAHMGRRYGRRLTVMADRPNVG
- a CDS encoding transmembrane protein (Probable transmembrane protein, possibly involved in transport of sulfate), with the protein product MLQRIARELLSGVAVAIVALPLAIAFGITATGTSQGALIGLYGAIFAGFFAAVFGGTPGQVTGPTGPITVVATATIAEHGLEGAFFAFILAGVFQILFGACRLGSLIRYVPHPVISGFMGGIAILIIMTQLDQVRSSSLLVLVTVVLLLASGRFIKAIPPSLLVLVLVSSVLPLAAPWLRDLRAGPVSINRTVDYIGEIPQAMPSFDFPQVANSTMLQVLLSAVAIALLGSLDSLLTSLVMDNIRGTRHRSNKELIGQGIGNIAAGLFGGLSGAGATVRSVVNVRNGGQTALSAATHSVVLFVFVAGLGAVVQYIPLAVLSGILILVAVGMFDWHAMRKAHVSPRGDVIVMFTTMIITVVVDLTIAVMVGIALSLLVHRLRSRQRKAKVTQDDTGTYRIDGPLSFLSVDGVFGSLRDGREDVSLDLQHVTYLDTSGARALLYFIDHSEKDGVAVSIKRIPPRLESQLTALADNEQRDKLRTVLESA
- a CDS encoding initiation inhibitor protein (Putative initiation inhibitor protein, a soj-related protein probably involved in cell process); the encoded protein is MPAGLPGQASVAVRLSCDVPPDARHHEPRPGMTDHPDTGNGIGLTGRPPRAIPDPAPRSSHGPAKVIAMCNQKGGVGKTTSTINLGAALGEYGRRVLLVDMDPQGALSAGLGVPHYELDKTIHNVLVEPRVSIDDVLIHSRVKNMDLVPSNIDLSAAEIQLVNEVGREQTLARALYPVLDRYDYVLIDCQPSLGLLTVNGLACTDGVIIPTECEFFSLRGLALLTDTVDKVRDRLNPKLDISGILITRYDPRTVNSREVMARVVERFGDLVFDTVITRTVRFPETSVAGEPITTWAPKSAGALAYRALARELIDRFGM
- the scpA gene encoding segregation and condensation protein ScpA (Possible scpA,segregation and condensation protein): MNGLQNSLANGGTAPENGYSAGFRVRLTNFEGPFDLLLQLIFAHQLDVTEVALHQVTDDFIAYTKAIGARLELEETTAFLVIAATLLDLKAARLLPAGQVDDEEDLALLEVRDLLFARLLQYRAFKHVAEMFAELEATALRSYPRAVSLEDGFVGLLPEVMLGVDAHRFAEIAAIALTPRPAPTVATEHLHELMVSVPEQAEHLLAMLKARGSGQWASFSELVADCTAPIEIVGRFLALLELYRTRAVAFEQSEPLGALQVSWTGDDAERSDEKERRL
- the scpB gene encoding segregation and condensation protein ScpB (Possible scpB,segregation and condensation protein), producing MTEHMPEHDPSYGIPDIAEPAELDADELKRVLEALLLVIDTPVTADALAAATEQPVYRVAAKLQLMADELTGRDSGIDLRHTSEGWRMYTRARFAPYVEKLLLDGARTKLTRAALETLAVVAYRQPVTRARVSAVRGVNVDAVMRTLLARGLITEVGTDADTGAVTFATTELFLERLGLTSLSELPDIAPLLPDVDTIDDLSESLDSEPRFIKLTGELASEQTLSFDVDRD
- a CDS encoding RNA pseudouridine synthase — its product is MMAEPEESREPRGIRLQKVLSQAGIASRRAAEKMIVDGRVEVDGHVVTELGTRVDPQVAVVRVDGARVVLDDSLVYLALNKPRGMHSTMSDDRGRPCIGDLIERKVRGTKKLFHVGRLDADTEGLMLLTNDGELAHRLMHPSHEVPKTYLATVTGSVPRGLGRTLRAGIELDDGPAFVDDFAVVDAIPGKTLVRVTLHEGRNRIVRRLLAAAGFPVEALVRTDIGAVSLGKQRPGSVRALRSNEIGQLYQAVGL
- the cmk gene encoding cytidylate kinase (Cmk (CMP kinase) (cytidine monophosphate kinase) (ck). Belongs to the cytidylate kinase family,subfamily 1.) — translated: MSRLSAAVVAIDGPAGTGKSSVSRRLARELGARFLDTGAMYRIVTLAVLRAGADPSDIAAVETIASTVQMSLGYDPDGDSCYLAGEDVSVEIRGDAVTRAVSAVSSVPAVRTRLVELQRTMAEGPGSIVVEGRDIGTVVFPDAPVKIFLTASAETRARRRNAQNVAAGLADDYDGVLADVRRRDHLDSTRAVSPLQAAGDAVIVDTSDMTEAEVVAHLLELVTRRSEAVR
- the engA gene encoding GTPase Der (Belongs to the era/TRME family of GTP-binding proteins.) yields the protein MTQDGTWVDESDWQLDDSEIAESGAAPVVAVVGRPNVGKSTLVNRILGRREAVVQDIPGVTRDRVCYDALWTGRRFVVQDTGGWEPNAKGLQRLVAEQASVAMRTADAVILVVDAGVGATAADEAAARILLRSGKPVFLAANKVDSEKGESDAAALWSLGLGEPHAISAMHGRGVADLLDGVLAALPEVGESASASGGPRRVALVGKPNVGKSSLLNKLAGDQRSVVHEAAGTTVDPVDSLIELGGDVWRFVDTAGLRRKVGQASGHEFYASVRTHAAIDSAEVAIVLIDASQPLTEQDLRVISMVIEAGRALVLAYNKWDLVDEDRRELLQREIDRELVQVRWAQRVNISAKTGRAVHKLVPAMEDALASWDTRIATGPLNTWLTEVTAATPPPVRGGKQPRILFATQATARPPTFVLFTTGFLEAGYRRFLERRLRETFGFDGSPIRVNVRVREKRAGKRR
- a CDS encoding oxidoreductase; the protein is MEEMALAQQVPNLGLARFSVQDKSILITGATGSLGRVAARALADAGARLTLAGGNSAGLAELVNGAGIDDAAVVTCRPDSLADAQQMVEAALGRYGRLDGVLVASGSNHVAPITEMAVEDFDAVMDANVRGAWLVCRAAGRVLLEQGQGGSVVLVSSVRGGLGNAAGYSAYCPSKAGTDLLAKTLAAEWGGHGIRVNALAPTVFRSAVTEWMFTDDPKGRATREAMLARIPLRRFAEPEDFVGALIYLLSDASSFYTGQVMYLDGGYTAC